A single genomic interval of Fibrobacter sp. UWB4 harbors:
- the hsdR gene encoding EcoAI/FtnUII family type I restriction enzme subunit R: MPENKKDLSEEDIKNRYITPALNAVGWAAEDMLMEKYFTDGRVIFQGGKHARKQGKKADYLLYSSPNYPIAIVEAKDNNHPVGGGLQQAMDYAQILDIPFAYSSNGDGFVEHDFLTGMEADIPLDKFPTREQLLERVRASKKLTPEQETVINQPYYWDADTHKPRYYQRIAINRTIEAVAKGQKRILLVMATGTGKTFTAFQIIERLHKSGCKKKILYLADRNFLIDQTMIQDFKPFKKIMTKIKGKDMDSSYEIYMALYQQLVSYDEGVPDPFMDFKPEFFDLILVDECHRGSAKEDSEWRRILEYFSGATQIGMTATPKVKFGANNLEYFGEPLFTYSLKQGIEDGFLAPYRVTNSFLNVDLKGWAPEGPQELDLFGNVIPEQLYQRPDFGRELVIKTRREVVARRITQMLYKIGRMTKTIVFCTDVEEADAMRQLLVSLNADMVKEDPRYVMRITGDDAVGKKELGNFLEPSEPYPVVVTTSEMLSTGADCKTCGLIVIDKEIGSMTEFKQIVGRGTRLKTDKGKWHFEILDFRNATQMFKDPEFDGEPEMPEEPVHSGGGGMHENVRPYNPGPKKYYINHVEVKIDAETVSYLGADGKTQVVESFTDFTRKNIRGKFATLDDFIKRWTAEERKAAVVDELKEYDVLIDAIREANPALAKVDVFDIICHVAFDQKPLTRSERANNVKKRNYLAKYEGKAREVLEALLVKYADDGILQMEQNEVLKLDPFSHIGTVPKIMKLFGGREGYEAAVIDLKKQLYLTDDVA, from the coding sequence CAGGGAAAAAAGGCTGATTATCTGCTTTATTCTTCGCCGAATTACCCAATCGCTATTGTCGAGGCGAAAGACAACAACCATCCCGTAGGTGGCGGCTTGCAACAGGCGATGGACTATGCCCAGATTCTTGACATTCCATTTGCTTACAGCAGCAATGGAGATGGCTTTGTAGAGCATGACTTTTTGACGGGAATGGAAGCGGATATTCCGCTTGACAAGTTCCCGACTCGCGAACAGCTCCTTGAACGCGTGCGAGCAAGTAAGAAACTTACCCCAGAGCAGGAAACTGTCATCAACCAGCCTTATTACTGGGATGCCGACACACATAAGCCGCGTTATTATCAACGTATCGCAATTAACCGAACAATCGAAGCGGTTGCTAAAGGTCAAAAAAGAATTTTGCTCGTGATGGCGACGGGCACTGGTAAGACTTTCACTGCATTTCAGATTATTGAACGTCTGCACAAGTCCGGTTGCAAAAAGAAGATTCTGTATCTTGCGGATCGTAATTTCCTTATTGATCAGACGATGATTCAAGATTTCAAGCCCTTCAAAAAAATAATGACGAAAATCAAGGGCAAGGACATGGACTCTAGTTACGAAATCTACATGGCTCTTTATCAACAGTTGGTTTCGTACGATGAAGGCGTTCCCGATCCGTTCATGGATTTCAAGCCAGAATTCTTCGATTTGATTCTTGTAGATGAATGTCATCGTGGCTCCGCAAAAGAAGATTCCGAATGGCGAAGAATCCTAGAATATTTCAGTGGTGCAACGCAGATTGGCATGACGGCGACGCCAAAGGTCAAGTTTGGAGCGAACAACCTGGAATACTTTGGCGAACCGCTTTTCACGTATTCGTTGAAGCAGGGAATCGAAGATGGCTTCCTTGCTCCGTACCGCGTGACAAACAGTTTCTTGAATGTGGACTTGAAAGGCTGGGCGCCAGAAGGCCCGCAAGAACTGGACCTTTTCGGTAACGTCATTCCGGAGCAGTTGTATCAGCGTCCGGATTTTGGCCGCGAACTCGTTATCAAGACCCGCCGCGAGGTGGTTGCTCGCCGCATTACGCAGATGCTTTACAAAATTGGCCGCATGACCAAGACCATTGTGTTCTGCACCGATGTAGAAGAAGCTGATGCTATGCGCCAACTGCTCGTTTCCTTAAATGCAGACATGGTTAAGGAAGACCCTCGCTATGTAATGCGCATTACGGGCGATGATGCGGTTGGAAAGAAGGAACTGGGAAATTTCCTTGAACCCAGCGAACCATATCCGGTTGTGGTGACAACCTCCGAAATGTTGAGTACGGGAGCTGACTGCAAGACTTGCGGACTTATCGTCATTGACAAGGAAATCGGCTCGATGACGGAGTTCAAGCAGATTGTAGGCCGCGGCACCCGACTCAAGACCGACAAGGGCAAATGGCACTTTGAAATCCTTGATTTTCGCAATGCAACGCAGATGTTCAAGGATCCTGAATTTGATGGTGAACCCGAAATGCCCGAGGAACCTGTGCATAGTGGCGGCGGTGGAATGCATGAAAACGTGCGTCCGTACAATCCGGGTCCTAAAAAGTATTACATCAACCACGTTGAAGTGAAAATCGATGCCGAAACGGTTTCGTATCTGGGTGCCGATGGCAAAACGCAGGTGGTCGAAAGCTTTACCGACTTTACCCGCAAAAACATCCGCGGCAAGTTCGCAACACTTGATGACTTTATCAAGCGCTGGACAGCCGAAGAACGCAAGGCGGCCGTCGTTGACGAACTCAAGGAATACGATGTACTGATTGACGCCATCCGCGAGGCGAACCCGGCCCTTGCGAAAGTCGATGTGTTCGACATTATTTGCCACGTTGCGTTCGACCAGAAACCGCTGACCCGCAGTGAACGCGCGAATAACGTCAAAAAGCGCAATTATTTGGCAAAATACGAGGGCAAGGCCCGCGAGGTTTTGGAAGCCCTTCTCGTAAAATACGCCGATGACGGCATTTTACAGATGGAACAGAACGAAGTCCTGAAACTGGACCCGTTCAGCCATATTGGCACCGTTCCCAAGATTATGAAGCTTTTTGGCGGCCGTGAAGGCTACGAAGCCGCCGTTATAGACCTGAAAAAGCAGCTCTACTTGACCGACGACGTCGCATAA